From Acidobacteriota bacterium, the proteins below share one genomic window:
- a CDS encoding aldehyde dehydrogenase family protein has protein sequence MNGIPEIGQTVLNFIGGKWEPSASDKWADRHDPADQSILVARAPDSSREDARRAIEAANGAAADWSALAAPKRGRLLFEWLNWMDAHKDELANLLTREEGKILPESVGEVKRSMDILEFTAGMGRRLAGRVFPAEEDGVFCYSSSQPLGVVGLISPWNFPVAIPVWKLAPALVAGNTAVLKPSPLTPLTATALVRGLEEAGVPSGVVNLVHGDSAPGVELISNEAVKGVSFTGSTKVGKMIARDGGERMLKLQLELGGKNPQIVLDDADLDLAVNGVVAGGFGSTGQRCTATSRAIVTDRVYDDFLGRLIARASSIRIGPGIEAGVEMGPLVDSRAMNGVAHYVGVGVNEGGKLCAGGAPVKDGGLERGHFFAPTVIEAKQGMEITQEEIFGPVVAVIRVRDLEEGIKIANSVRYGLTSTIFARDVGKVFRFAERAQAGIIHVNRPGVGGFSHVPFGGIKESGYGGREVGDEVMSFYTETKVVYVNYK, from the coding sequence ATGAACGGCATACCTGAAATAGGGCAAACAGTTCTGAATTTCATCGGTGGGAAATGGGAGCCTTCTGCGTCGGACAAATGGGCTGACCGGCACGACCCTGCCGATCAATCCATACTCGTGGCCCGCGCTCCGGATTCGTCGCGCGAAGATGCGCGCCGGGCGATCGAAGCAGCGAACGGCGCGGCTGCGGACTGGAGCGCGTTGGCTGCGCCGAAGCGCGGCCGGCTGCTGTTCGAGTGGCTCAACTGGATGGATGCGCACAAGGATGAACTCGCCAACCTGCTCACGCGCGAGGAAGGAAAAATACTTCCCGAGTCCGTCGGCGAAGTGAAACGCTCGATGGACATACTCGAGTTCACCGCCGGCATGGGGCGCAGGCTTGCGGGGCGCGTGTTCCCGGCTGAGGAAGACGGCGTGTTTTGTTACTCGAGCTCCCAGCCGTTAGGCGTAGTCGGCTTGATCAGCCCGTGGAATTTCCCGGTGGCGATTCCCGTATGGAAGCTCGCGCCCGCCCTCGTCGCAGGCAACACCGCCGTGCTCAAGCCATCGCCGCTCACGCCGTTGACCGCGACCGCGCTGGTTCGAGGTCTCGAAGAAGCGGGCGTGCCGTCGGGCGTCGTGAACCTCGTACATGGTGACAGCGCGCCGGGCGTCGAGCTGATCTCAAACGAAGCCGTGAAAGGCGTCTCGTTTACGGGCTCGACCAAAGTCGGAAAGATGATCGCTCGGGACGGCGGCGAGCGGATGCTGAAGCTGCAGTTGGAGCTTGGAGGAAAGAACCCGCAGATCGTGCTGGACGACGCCGATCTCGACTTGGCGGTGAACGGGGTGGTCGCCGGCGGCTTTGGCTCGACGGGTCAGCGGTGCACCGCGACGAGCCGGGCGATTGTGACGGACAGAGTTTACGACGACTTTCTGGGCCGCCTGATCGCGCGCGCGTCTTCGATTCGCATCGGGCCCGGAATAGAGGCGGGAGTTGAGATGGGACCGCTTGTCGATTCGCGCGCGATGAACGGCGTAGCCCACTACGTCGGCGTTGGCGTGAATGAAGGCGGAAAGTTGTGTGCGGGCGGCGCGCCTGTGAAAGATGGCGGGCTCGAGCGCGGTCACTTCTTCGCGCCCACGGTGATCGAGGCAAAGCAGGGCATGGAGATAACTCAGGAAGAGATCTTCGGCCCGGTTGTGGCCGTGATTCGGGTTCGAGATTTGGAAGAGGGGATTAAGATCGCGAACTCTGTGCGCTACGGCCTCACTTCGACGATCTTTGCACGAGATGTAGGTAAGGTGTTTCGTTTCGCCGAGCGCGCGCAAGCCGGAATCATTCACGTAAATCGACCGGGAGTGGGTGGCTTCTCGCACGTGCCGTTTGGGGGGATCAAGGAGAGCGGCTACGGCGGTCGCGAGGTCGGCGACGAAGTGATGAGTTTCTACACTGAGACCAAAGTGGTCTACGTGAACTACAAGTAA
- a CDS encoding lytic transglycosylase domain-containing protein, whose amino-acid sequence MRSTAGLIVTALLALIVSDARAQDANIVLNTEGAREQLQRTPALVIHEAATLPAVVKNTLATALKTPDTQTKTAASKTSAAAASPAAPSMQPIVFPGGSTSIGGEIGTTGNPRYDELIKLSAARNGLDPNLIIAVMRQESGFNLRARSYKGASGLMQLMPGTAQRFGVTNIFDPAQNIEGGARYLRFLKDSFNDDLSLVLAGYNAGENAVVNSGYKIPRYRETQNYVRSISARYDAAKNRSAIAPRVPAQAAPAAETFSKGRLSNNY is encoded by the coding sequence ATGAGATCAACCGCCGGCCTGATTGTCACAGCGCTCTTAGCACTAATCGTTAGCGACGCGCGAGCCCAGGATGCAAACATAGTTTTGAACACCGAAGGTGCACGCGAGCAGCTTCAGCGAACACCCGCGCTTGTCATTCATGAAGCCGCGACACTTCCCGCCGTCGTCAAAAACACCTTGGCAACGGCGCTCAAGACTCCGGATACGCAAACGAAAACCGCGGCGTCCAAAACATCCGCCGCTGCCGCGTCTCCGGCGGCGCCCAGCATGCAGCCGATAGTGTTCCCCGGGGGCTCGACTTCCATTGGCGGCGAGATCGGGACGACCGGCAATCCGAGGTACGACGAGTTAATCAAGCTTTCAGCGGCGCGCAACGGCCTGGATCCCAATCTGATCATCGCGGTGATGCGTCAGGAGTCAGGCTTCAATCTACGCGCGCGGTCTTACAAAGGTGCGTCCGGGCTAATGCAACTGATGCCCGGGACCGCCCAGCGTTTCGGTGTGACAAACATATTCGACCCGGCGCAAAATATCGAGGGAGGCGCAAGGTATTTGCGATTCTTGAAGGACTCGTTCAACGACGATCTTAGTCTCGTGCTGGCAGGCTACAACGCGGGCGAAAATGCCGTAGTTAATTCAGGCTACAAAATCCCGCGATATCGCGAAACGCAGAACTACGTGCGAAGCATCTCAGCGCGCTACGATGCGGCAAAGAACAGATCGGCAATCGCGCCGCGGGTTCCCGCTCAGGCGGCTCCGGCCGCGGAGACCTTTTCTAAAGGGCGTCTTTCGAACAACTACTAA
- a CDS encoding glycosyltransferase, which produces MISFIVPAYNEEALIGRTLEALNQAARDIGEPYEIIVADDASTDRTAAIAEAHGARVVAVNRRQIAATRNDGARESTGDRLIFVDADTVVSKEAVRAAIDAMNHGAAGGGSAVNFDGKLPRYAELTFPMMVRIFRVTGFACGCFLFCTRRAFDAAGGFDEKLFASEEITMSRALKRQGRFVVLRESVTSSGRKLRMYSGREVLRLLASILLAGPKGLRNRDRLEVWYGGRREDPGLAGD; this is translated from the coding sequence ATGATCTCTTTCATCGTCCCAGCCTACAACGAAGAGGCGCTGATCGGCCGAACGCTCGAGGCGTTGAACCAGGCCGCGCGAGACATCGGCGAGCCTTACGAAATCATTGTCGCGGACGATGCCTCTACGGACCGGACGGCGGCGATCGCAGAGGCGCATGGCGCGCGAGTCGTCGCAGTGAATCGGCGGCAGATAGCCGCAACCCGCAATGACGGCGCGCGCGAGTCCACCGGCGACAGGCTGATCTTCGTCGACGCGGACACGGTAGTCAGCAAAGAAGCCGTTCGCGCCGCGATCGACGCGATGAACCATGGCGCGGCGGGAGGCGGGTCGGCGGTGAACTTCGATGGAAAGCTTCCGCGCTACGCCGAGCTGACTTTTCCGATGATGGTGAGAATCTTCCGCGTCACAGGTTTTGCGTGCGGGTGCTTTCTCTTCTGCACTCGGCGGGCCTTCGATGCGGCGGGCGGATTCGACGAAAAGTTATTCGCGTCCGAGGAGATCACGATGAGTCGAGCGTTGAAGCGTCAGGGCCGCTTCGTTGTTCTCCGGGAATCGGTGACTTCCTCAGGGAGAAAGCTGCGGATGTATTCCGGCAGAGAAGTGCTGCGGCTTCTTGCCAGTATCCTGCTTGCCGGACCGAAGGGACTCAGAAATCGCGATCGTCTGGAAGTATGGTACGGCGGCCGCCGCGAAGACCCCGGCCTTGCGGGCGATTAG
- a CDS encoding N-acetylmuramoyl-L-alanine amidase, protein MRWPARYKLIVSGIVFALVFCLTVRPVLNAADPDSSSSRNPDSLADKLFRYAGELGRALHERPLEERSASDYRRAMDAYGQVIRLNTDHYFSAESLARRAELLREMADATGDSALYQQAIEAYRAIVTEHKHSVFVGDALIGIAQIYEENLQDLDGAAAAYKELISYFPSSVLAREARAVLARFETQLKNRPIDVMVSPAGTRRDAEQLVGPPMLTNVRNFSGPDYARVVIDLSEQSRYVERRVGNRLSIELSRAAVSSSLYGRRFIVGDGSLLKRIVVSNGEAPAQGRALGAALGIVQIDIEVGSLSSYSTFRLSEPERIVIDLHSAGSAGSIVKTARESSARSITQPEASVRSAAGMTEARNSQPRTRNLSGADRNPLMALPEITDPIVPLAQANSPAAADTPAAAAQALAAKVDAKAAQSPLKRIVIDPGHGGHDTGTISAGGMREKDLVLDVGRRLKAYIKNRYPDVEVIMTRDSDRFVALEERTAIANSRRADLFISIHANASPSRSASGVETFFLSPDRAPAEDLQAAARENARLASNTAGEKREPMFASVTVGNRVAESRELARYIQAGLVRGIGAQSPRTAMNRGVKHAPFVVLLGAAMPSVLAEVSFLSNPKDEALLQTSQFRERVAASLFAGLNAYLKKNRASEAKAK, encoded by the coding sequence ATGCGATGGCCCGCACGTTACAAGTTGATAGTCAGCGGTATCGTCTTCGCGCTGGTTTTCTGCCTGACGGTTCGTCCAGTTCTGAACGCGGCTGATCCCGATTCTTCCTCATCACGAAATCCAGACTCACTGGCCGATAAACTCTTTCGATACGCAGGCGAGCTTGGCCGCGCGCTGCATGAGCGGCCCCTCGAAGAACGAAGCGCGAGCGACTACCGCCGGGCGATGGATGCCTACGGGCAGGTCATTCGTCTCAACACCGATCATTATTTCTCGGCGGAATCGCTGGCTCGAAGGGCCGAGCTTCTCCGCGAGATGGCGGACGCGACCGGCGATTCCGCGCTCTATCAGCAAGCCATCGAAGCCTACCGCGCCATCGTCACCGAGCACAAACACAGCGTCTTCGTTGGCGACGCGTTGATAGGCATTGCGCAGATCTACGAAGAGAACTTGCAGGACCTTGACGGAGCGGCGGCAGCTTACAAGGAATTGATCTCTTACTTTCCTTCCTCGGTGCTGGCTCGCGAGGCGCGCGCGGTGCTTGCGCGATTTGAAACTCAGTTAAAGAATCGCCCGATCGATGTGATGGTTTCCCCGGCCGGTACGCGCCGCGATGCCGAGCAGTTGGTTGGGCCGCCTATGCTCACAAACGTGCGGAACTTCAGCGGGCCCGACTACGCTCGCGTTGTCATAGATCTTTCGGAGCAAAGCAGGTACGTTGAGCGGCGCGTGGGCAACCGGTTGAGCATAGAACTCAGCCGCGCAGCAGTTTCATCGTCGTTATACGGCCGGCGCTTTATTGTTGGAGATGGCAGCCTGCTCAAGCGAATCGTAGTTTCTAATGGCGAGGCGCCCGCGCAAGGTCGCGCGCTCGGTGCCGCGCTTGGTATTGTCCAGATCGATATAGAAGTCGGCTCTCTTTCTAGTTATTCGACCTTCCGGCTCTCCGAACCGGAGCGCATAGTGATCGATCTCCACTCGGCCGGCTCCGCCGGCTCCATTGTCAAGACGGCTCGCGAGAGTTCAGCCAGATCCATCACTCAACCCGAAGCGTCAGTAAGATCAGCCGCCGGAATGACCGAGGCCCGCAACTCGCAACCCCGAACCAGGAATCTCAGCGGCGCGGACCGGAATCCGTTGATGGCGCTTCCTGAGATAACTGATCCGATCGTGCCGCTCGCACAAGCAAATTCGCCGGCCGCAGCCGACACACCAGCGGCGGCTGCGCAAGCACTGGCCGCGAAGGTGGATGCCAAAGCCGCGCAATCGCCGCTCAAACGCATCGTGATCGACCCCGGTCACGGCGGTCACGACACCGGAACGATAAGCGCGGGTGGAATGCGAGAGAAAGACCTGGTGCTCGACGTCGGCCGCCGGCTCAAGGCCTATATCAAGAACCGCTATCCTGATGTCGAAGTGATAATGACGCGGGACTCGGATCGCTTCGTCGCGCTCGAGGAACGAACAGCGATCGCGAACTCCCGACGCGCCGACCTGTTCATCTCGATTCACGCGAACGCGAGTCCGTCGCGGTCGGCGTCAGGTGTGGAGACTTTCTTTTTAAGCCCGGATCGCGCGCCCGCTGAAGACTTGCAGGCCGCGGCGAGAGAGAACGCCCGGCTTGCGAGCAACACGGCAGGCGAGAAGCGGGAGCCTATGTTTGCAAGCGTGACGGTTGGCAACCGAGTAGCCGAGTCTCGCGAGCTTGCGCGCTACATTCAAGCCGGGCTTGTGCGGGGGATCGGCGCGCAGTCTCCGCGAACCGCTATGAATCGCGGAGTGAAGCACGCGCCGTTCGTAGTGCTGCTGGGAGCAGCGATGCCAAGCGTGCTTGCTGAAGTTTCCTTTCTCTCCAATCCCAAAGACGAAGCCTTGCTCCAGACGAGTCAATTCCGCGAGCGGGTTGCTGCTTCGCTGTTCGCAGGTTTGAATGCCTACCTTAAGAAGAATCGCGCGTCTGAAGCGAAAGCCAAATAA
- a CDS encoding site-2 protease family protein → MTLNPKPFYLGRAFGIPIYAHYSWLPVFPFYAWAIASGLLPREAPGLSTAQYWALGLLTTMLLFVSVLLHELAHATMARAEGLGTGNITLYMFGGLASLNGQPAQPSSEFKIAIVGPAASFIIGTIFYLAVDLFVYGTTHRAIGQVLRHLGVVNWFLAGFNILPGLPLDGGRVLRAALWRYNKNFRAATQIAIQSGLMIAITLIVAGIYFFIMLPDYGITGLWMMIIGLMIALMLGTTEGRSRGVWRVKRGTVEDVMNRDVVQIPPGMKVNDFINNVLSNNHHTSFPVVLERRLHGMLLLDELKQVPREEWSHLEAREVMRPVDASMFINANTPIPEAQSMLANNRLGRAVVLDSNGFIVGYVSLRDVGKVRNEPAQE, encoded by the coding sequence ATGACTCTCAATCCGAAACCTTTTTACCTCGGCCGAGCTTTTGGCATACCGATCTACGCTCACTATAGCTGGCTACCGGTGTTTCCTTTCTATGCGTGGGCGATTGCCTCGGGCCTTTTGCCTCGCGAAGCGCCGGGCTTATCGACGGCCCAATATTGGGCGCTCGGGTTGCTGACGACGATGCTGCTGTTCGTGTCGGTGCTCTTGCATGAGCTTGCGCACGCGACAATGGCGCGTGCTGAAGGGCTGGGCACCGGCAACATCACGCTGTACATGTTCGGCGGGCTCGCGTCGCTTAACGGGCAGCCGGCGCAGCCTTCGTCCGAGTTCAAGATCGCCATCGTAGGTCCCGCGGCCAGCTTTATTATCGGGACGATCTTCTATCTGGCGGTCGATCTCTTTGTTTATGGCACTACTCATCGCGCGATCGGTCAGGTCCTGCGGCATCTGGGCGTTGTGAACTGGTTCCTTGCTGGCTTCAACATATTGCCGGGCTTGCCGCTCGACGGGGGCCGGGTGCTCAGGGCGGCGTTGTGGCGCTACAACAAGAACTTTAGAGCGGCGACGCAGATTGCGATCCAATCGGGGCTGATGATCGCGATCACCCTGATCGTAGCGGGCATCTACTTTTTCATTATGCTTCCCGACTACGGCATCACCGGATTGTGGATGATGATCATTGGATTGATGATCGCGTTGATGCTCGGCACTACGGAAGGGCGGAGCCGCGGAGTGTGGCGAGTCAAGCGCGGGACGGTCGAGGACGTTATGAATCGCGACGTGGTGCAGATTCCGCCTGGGATGAAAGTCAACGACTTCATCAACAATGTGCTGAGCAACAATCACCACACAAGTTTTCCAGTCGTTCTGGAGAGGAGGCTTCATGGGATGCTGCTGCTCGACGAATTGAAGCAGGTGCCACGCGAAGAGTGGTCCCATCTTGAAGCTAGAGAGGTGATGCGTCCGGTTGACGCTTCGATGTTCATCAACGCGAACACACCGATTCCCGAGGCGCAGTCGATGCTGGCCAACAACCGGCTCGGCCGCGCGGTTGTGCTGGACTCGAATGGATTCATCGTGGGCTACGTCAGCTTGCGGGATGTTGGCAAGGTGCGTAACGAACCCGCACAGGAATGA
- the sixA gene encoding phosphohistidine phosphatase SixA, with the protein MELYIIRHAIAEPLGTGHEFSDQKRPLTEEGRNRMREICKGLRNLGVELDLIMTSPLARAVETAEILAGSLGINKKEIQQTPALAPGALAEQLFAEIKSQGVAESIALVGHQPDLGTLISRIIQGDNGVASIQLKKGSICCINLTETVPTLRGELTWLLTPRQLRMLARA; encoded by the coding sequence ATGGAGCTTTACATCATCCGGCACGCGATAGCTGAGCCGCTTGGCACAGGACATGAATTCTCAGACCAAAAGCGCCCGCTTACGGAAGAGGGTCGCAATCGTATGCGCGAAATCTGCAAAGGCCTGCGGAACCTCGGGGTCGAATTGGATCTGATAATGACCAGCCCGCTCGCGCGCGCCGTCGAGACGGCTGAAATCCTCGCGGGATCTCTGGGCATAAACAAGAAGGAGATTCAACAAACCCCGGCACTCGCGCCGGGCGCGCTTGCCGAACAGTTGTTTGCTGAGATCAAAAGCCAGGGCGTCGCTGAGTCGATAGCGCTTGTAGGACATCAGCCCGACCTCGGCACGTTGATATCCAGAATAATACAAGGTGACAACGGCGTTGCGTCCATTCAGTTGAAGAAGGGCAGCATCTGTTGCATCAACCTGACTGAAACTGTCCCCACCCTTCGCGGCGAGTTAACGTGGCTTCTAACGCCCAGGCAACTACGCATGCTTGCAAGGGCGTGA
- a CDS encoding long-chain fatty acid--CoA ligase has product MPDRPPENIRDLLEAQVERSPEKEFLFLESDSRVFTYRGFDDEVNRAAGALLSLGVRKGDRVSLLLTNRAEYLIFYFACFKIGAWAGPVNALLKPQEIEFIISNSEAQTVVTQPDLLAHLDEARKHLSSLRSVIVVEESGQWSISGVSGSGFRVQGLTPGLPPNTEPGTRNPELTAGDEAVIIYTSGTTGKPKGVQLTHGNLISNAQQIAEWLHLTEDDRSLMIMPLFHVNALMTTAMAALWVGGSIVLAPRFSASRHWETISRYGVTYFGSVATMLSMLNHSYPQGVPEGLNVGRFRFALCGSAPVPVGVLKTFESLFDRPVIEGYGLSESTCRSTFNPIDERRRVGSVGLPIGNEIRIFDDNGSELGPRQVGELVLRGPNIMKGYYKNEAATSEAFRAGWFHTGDLGYQDEDGFFYVVDRKSDMIIRGGENIYPREIDEVLYQHPKVKDAATIGVRHELYGEEVKSFIVLRDGENATEEELIEFCNERLADFKCPKSIEFVEDIPKGPTGKLLKRELDRR; this is encoded by the coding sequence ATGCCCGATCGGCCGCCCGAAAACATACGCGACCTCCTTGAAGCACAAGTCGAGCGCTCCCCCGAAAAAGAGTTTCTCTTTCTCGAATCCGACAGCCGCGTGTTTACCTATCGCGGGTTCGATGATGAAGTGAATCGCGCAGCCGGCGCTCTGCTTTCTCTTGGGGTGAGAAAAGGCGATAGGGTGAGTCTGTTGCTCACAAATCGTGCCGAGTATCTTATCTTTTATTTCGCTTGCTTCAAGATCGGCGCCTGGGCTGGGCCCGTGAACGCGCTGCTCAAGCCTCAAGAAATCGAGTTCATCATCTCCAACTCCGAAGCCCAAACGGTGGTTACTCAGCCGGACCTGCTCGCCCATCTCGACGAAGCGCGCAAGCACCTCTCGTCATTGCGAAGCGTGATTGTGGTCGAAGAGAGTGGTCAGTGGTCGATTTCAGGAGTTTCGGGTTCGGGGTTCCGGGTTCAGGGTTTAACTCCGGGTTTACCTCCGAACACTGAACCCGGAACCCGGAACCCTGAACTCACCGCCGGCGATGAAGCGGTCATCATTTACACTTCAGGCACCACCGGCAAGCCCAAGGGCGTGCAGCTCACCCACGGCAACTTGATATCGAACGCTCAGCAGATAGCCGAGTGGCTTCATCTGACCGAGGACGATCGCTCGCTGATGATAATGCCGCTGTTCCACGTCAATGCGCTGATGACCACTGCAATGGCGGCGCTGTGGGTGGGCGGCAGCATCGTGCTGGCGCCGCGCTTCAGCGCTTCGCGTCACTGGGAGACGATCTCGCGATACGGCGTGACCTACTTTGGCTCGGTCGCGACAATGCTCTCGATGCTCAACCATTCATATCCGCAAGGGGTGCCCGAGGGACTCAACGTGGGCCGGTTCAGGTTTGCGCTGTGCGGCTCGGCTCCCGTTCCGGTCGGGGTGCTGAAGACGTTTGAGTCGCTGTTTGATCGCCCGGTCATCGAAGGCTACGGTCTGTCGGAATCAACCTGCCGCTCAACGTTTAATCCGATCGACGAGCGCCGCCGAGTTGGCTCGGTGGGGCTGCCGATTGGCAACGAGATTCGGATTTTCGACGACAACGGTAGCGAGCTTGGTCCTCGGCAGGTTGGCGAACTGGTTTTGCGCGGGCCGAACATCATGAAAGGCTATTACAAAAATGAAGCGGCAACGAGCGAGGCTTTTCGCGCGGGTTGGTTTCACACCGGCGACCTGGGCTATCAAGATGAAGATGGCTTCTTCTATGTCGTGGATCGCAAGAGCGACATGATAATTCGCGGGGGCGAGAACATCTACCCTCGCGAGATCGACGAAGTGTTGTACCAGCATCCGAAGGTTAAGGACGCGGCGACTATCGGCGTGCGCCACGAGCTTTATGGCGAAGAGGTGAAATCGTTCATCGTGTTGCGTGACGGAGAGAATGCGACAGAAGAGGAACTCATCGAGTTTTGCAACGAGCGTCTGGCGGATTTCAAGTGTCCGAAGTCGATCGAATTCGTGGAGGACATTCCGAAGGGACCGACCGGCAAACTGCTCAAGAGAGAGTTAGACCGCCGTTGA
- the dcd gene encoding dCTP deaminase produces the protein MSIKSDTWIKRMSREHKLIDPFEEKLVRSVDDRRIISCGLSSYGYDCRLARDEFKVFSPVAGTEIDPKNFDPNSLLDVPIRRAEDGSDYWLLPPHSYALGVTIERFQIPRNVTALAIGKSTYARCGLMANTTPLEANWCGRLVVELYNAANLPVRLYAEEGFIQILFFESDEECETSYSDRGGKYQDQKGLTLAKL, from the coding sequence ATGTCGATCAAGTCAGATACTTGGATCAAGCGGATGTCGCGCGAGCACAAACTGATTGATCCGTTTGAAGAAAAGCTCGTCCGCAGCGTCGACGATCGCCGCATCATAAGCTGCGGGCTGTCGAGCTACGGTTATGATTGCCGTCTCGCGCGAGATGAGTTCAAAGTCTTCTCACCGGTGGCCGGCACTGAAATCGATCCGAAGAACTTCGATCCCAACAGTCTGCTCGATGTTCCGATTCGCCGCGCCGAAGATGGGTCCGACTACTGGCTGCTCCCACCGCACTCTTACGCGTTGGGCGTGACGATTGAGCGGTTCCAGATCCCACGCAACGTCACCGCCCTCGCTATCGGTAAGAGCACCTACGCGCGGTGCGGGCTGATGGCCAACACGACCCCGCTCGAAGCCAATTGGTGCGGACGGCTTGTCGTCGAGCTGTACAACGCGGCGAACCTTCCCGTGCGGCTCTACGCAGAAGAAGGCTTCATTCAAATCCTGTTCTTCGAATCAGACGAGGAATGCGAAACCAGCTACAGCGATCGAGGTGGGAAGTATCAAGATCAGAAAGGGCTGACGCTGGCCAAGCTGTGA
- a CDS encoding RNA polymerase sigma factor: protein METEELKALLEQHHASSFGWALGCCRRDTADAEDVLQIVYLKVLEGKARFNGAASFKTWLFAVIRKTAADQRRKNLVRALTMLRAAERGTGATRTERPDESAYRAEIQDVFRRALPRLPRRQREALELVFYHELNLQEAATVMGVSLGSARTHYERGKKRLRQLLEETESLYESEWRREENPATVP from the coding sequence ATGGAGACCGAAGAGCTAAAAGCCTTGCTCGAGCAGCATCACGCGTCCAGCTTCGGTTGGGCTCTGGGCTGTTGCCGGCGCGATACTGCCGATGCCGAAGACGTGCTTCAGATTGTTTATTTGAAAGTACTCGAGGGCAAAGCCCGCTTCAACGGCGCCGCGTCTTTCAAGACGTGGCTGTTCGCGGTGATTCGCAAGACGGCTGCTGATCAGCGCCGCAAGAATCTCGTACGCGCGTTGACCATGCTGAGAGCCGCTGAACGGGGAACAGGCGCGACTCGAACTGAACGCCCGGATGAATCGGCCTATCGCGCGGAGATTCAGGATGTGTTCCGGCGTGCGCTGCCTCGGCTTCCAAGGCGACAGCGCGAAGCGTTGGAGTTGGTCTTTTATCACGAATTGAACCTTCAAGAAGCAGCCACGGTTATGGGTGTGTCGCTCGGCTCGGCTCGCACCCATTACGAACGCGGGAAGAAACGGCTGCGGCAACTCTTGGAAGAAACGGAATCGCTTTATGAATCTGAATGGAGACGAGAAGAGAATCCGGCAACTGTTCCGTGA
- a CDS encoding TfoX/Sxy family protein has translation MPVSEEYLDYVVDQLGCVGEIVSKRMFGGVGLYRDGLFFGLIAGDALYFKVDDDNRRDYEAAGAKPFQPYGEESYSMGYYEVPVDVLEDVDQLRVWALGAVGAAERKASSRKTKKKSS, from the coding sequence ATGCCTGTCAGCGAAGAATATCTCGATTACGTCGTCGATCAACTTGGATGCGTTGGCGAGATCGTCTCTAAAAGGATGTTCGGCGGAGTGGGGCTCTATCGCGACGGCTTGTTCTTCGGGCTGATCGCCGGCGACGCGCTCTATTTCAAGGTTGACGATGACAATCGGCGAGACTACGAGGCCGCCGGGGCAAAGCCATTTCAGCCGTACGGCGAAGAGTCCTATTCGATGGGTTATTATGAGGTGCCTGTAGATGTGCTCGAGGATGTCGATCAACTCAGAGTGTGGGCGCTAGGAGCAGTGGGTGCTGCCGAGCGAAAAGCATCGTCGCGCAAAACGAAGAAAAAGAGTTCGTAG